The following are from one region of the Salvia hispanica cultivar TCC Black 2014 chromosome 1, UniMelb_Shisp_WGS_1.0, whole genome shotgun sequence genome:
- the LOC125210033 gene encoding cyclin-D4-1-like, which yields MSGNKGFDCGTASDLLLCDEETKSLCFDDSDSVETFNHQIHHQINGGKAESRSEFIPLPFLTEECLGWMMEREREHLPRNDYLVRLRSGELDLSLRREALDWMFKACAHHKFGEFCLYLAMNYLDRFLSMYSLPKGKHWVIQLIEVSCLSLAAKTDEVNVPSLVDLQAGEPEFLFEGKTIQRMEMLVLSYLNWNVKPYTPFNFIEFYLRKTSDARIPPGPLLTRSIQIIFSTIKGIDFLEFKPSEIAEAVGLYVSGEVDFDESFIQEKGKVVKCLELIQDLVSITGAAASTTTSVASHSSLSSSSSPSYSPNGVLDAASCLSYKSEERCSSTSKRRKLDQNGAS from the exons ATGTCTGGAAACAAAGGCTTTGACTGTGGGACAGCATCAGACCTGCTGCTCTGCGATGAAGAAACCAAAAGCCTTTGCTTTGACGACAGCGATTCCGTTGAAACTTTCAATCATCAAATCCATCATCAAATCAATGGTGGAAAGGCCGAGAGCAGATCAGAATTCATTCCTTTGCCGTTTCTCACAGAGGAATGCCTTGGTTGGATGATGGAGAGAGAACGAGAGCATTTGCCTCGAAATGATTATCTCGTGAGGTTGAGAAGTGGAGAGTTGGATTTGAGTTTGAGAAGGGAGGCTCTTGATTGGATGTTCAAG GCTTGTGCTCATCACAAATTTGGAGAATTTTGCTTGTATTTAGCAATGAATTACTTGGATCGGTTTCTGTCAATGTATAGCCTCCCT AAGGGTAAGCATTGGGTGATTCAGTTGATTGAAGTGTCTTGCTTATCGTTGGCAGCCAAAACGGACGAGGTTAATGTGCCTTCTCTAGTCGATTTACAG GCAGGGGAGCCGGAGTTCTTGTTTGAGGGGAAGACCATACAAAGAATGGAGATGTTAGTGCTGAGCTACTTGAATTGGAATGTCAAGCCTTACACTCCATTCAACTTCATAGAGTTCTACCTCAGGAAAACAAGTGATGCTCGGATCCCACCAGGGCCGTTGCTCACTAGGTCGATACAAATCATCTTTAGCACGATCAAAG GTATCGACTTCTTGGAGTTCAAGCCGTCTGAGATAGCTGAAGCTGTGGGGTTGTATGTCTCAGGGGAAGTGGATTTCGATGAGAGTTTCATACAAGAGAAG GGGAAAGTGGTGAAATGTCTTGAGCTGATTCAAGATTTGGTATCAATAACCGGGGCTGCTGCTTCTACCACGACGAGCGTGGCCTCACATTCATCATTGTCGTCGTCGTCATCACCGTCTTATAGCCCGAATGGGGTGTTGGATGCAGCAT CATGTTTGAGCTATAAAAGTGAAGAGAGATGTTCTTCCACTAGTAAAAGGAGGAAGTTGGATCAAAATGGTGCCTCTTGA